GCCCCTCATGAAGGTCGGCATCTACTTCGACATGCGCAACCCCCCGCCCTGGCAACGGAGTTGGTCACGCGCCTACGGATTCGCCCTGGAGATGTGCGAGGAGGCGGACCGGCTCGGCCTCGACTCGGTCTGGTTCTCCGAACACCACGGCTTCGAGGACGGATACCTTCCGCAGCCGCTCACCATGGCCGCCGCGGTCGCCGCCCGCACGAACAGAATCCGGCTGGGCACGGCAGTCATCCCCGCACCCCTGCACGCGGCCCCCGAACTCGCCGAACAGGCCGCGATCGTCGACATCATCAGCGACGGCCGCCTGGACCTCGGCCTCGGCACCGGCTACCGGGTACCCGAGTACCGGCTCTACGGCGCCGACCTCGCCAAGCGCTACTCCACGACGGACCAGCGGGTGCGGGAGATCCGCGCCCTGTGGTCGGAGTCCCTGGTCACCCCCGGCCCGGTCCAGGACCCGCTGCCCATCTGGCTCGGCTACCAGGGCCCGCAGGGCGCGCGCCGGGCCGGACGGCTGGGCACCGGGCTGCTGTCCCTCAACCCGGCGCTGCTCACGC
The nucleotide sequence above comes from Streptomyces sp. N50. Encoded proteins:
- a CDS encoding LLM class flavin-dependent oxidoreductase gives rise to the protein MKVGIYFDMRNPPPWQRSWSRAYGFALEMCEEADRLGLDSVWFSEHHGFEDGYLPQPLTMAAAVAARTNRIRLGTAVIPAPLHAAPELAEQAAIVDIISDGRLDLGLGTGYRVPEYRLYGADLAKRYSTTDQRVREIRALWSESLVTPGPVQDPLPIWLGYQGPQGARRAGRLGTGLLSLNPALLTPYREGLAEGGHDVSTARMQGSFTTFVTEDPDGDWPVVRKHLAYQWDSYRRYMVEGTDQPAPRPIDPEKWRETGLRATGVGQFLYGTPQDTAEAIKAYVAGLPVEGVFLWASLAGMPEEMVARQVQLIAGKLRPLLADV